Proteins from one Faecalibacterium sp. I3-3-33 genomic window:
- a CDS encoding 2-hydroxyacyl-CoA dehydratase produces MEYHYPKFTPEMKKTHTILIPNMAVTQFRLMEYALRCEGYKCELLGNCGSAVAQLGLKYVHNDTCYPALLVIGQFLDALNSGKYDLEHTALLITQTGGGCRASNYIHLLRKALVKAGYPQIPVASLNFSGLEKDSGFQMTLPLARKCIACIFYGDMLCALRNQVAPYENEKGAADCMVDRWIARLGRALLAGKGFTSREMKHTFPLIAKDFATIPVTRVPKVKVGVVGEIYVKYSPLGNNELQKFLESQDCEVNFPGLMGFVQYCAFNMGEDHVLYGGKLAVKVGTDQFLNWLDNVERVMLKAETDAGFYAPGPFKELVEKPKGVISLGAKMGEGWLLTAEMIELVQGGYGNIVCAQPFGCLPNHIVGKGMVNKIRALYPSANITPIDYDPSATRVNQENRIKLMLAVAKERLNAPAEAQPLTAEQLAGGAPQVGATV; encoded by the coding sequence ATGGAATATCATTATCCTAAATTTACCCCGGAGATGAAAAAGACCCACACCATCCTTATCCCCAATATGGCCGTTACCCAGTTCCGGCTTATGGAGTACGCACTGCGCTGCGAGGGCTATAAGTGTGAGCTGCTGGGCAACTGCGGTAGCGCCGTGGCACAGCTGGGGCTGAAGTATGTGCATAACGATACCTGCTACCCGGCGCTGCTGGTCATCGGCCAGTTTCTGGATGCGCTGAACAGCGGCAAGTATGATCTGGAACACACTGCCTTGCTGATCACCCAGACCGGCGGCGGCTGCCGCGCCTCCAACTACATCCATCTGCTGCGCAAGGCGCTGGTCAAGGCCGGTTACCCGCAGATCCCGGTGGCAAGCCTGAACTTTTCCGGTCTGGAAAAGGACAGCGGCTTCCAGATGACCCTCCCGCTGGCACGCAAGTGCATCGCCTGCATCTTCTACGGCGATATGCTGTGTGCGCTGCGCAATCAGGTGGCCCCCTACGAGAATGAAAAGGGTGCGGCTGACTGCATGGTGGATCGCTGGATCGCCCGTCTTGGCCGTGCACTGCTGGCAGGAAAAGGTTTTACTTCCCGGGAAATGAAGCACACCTTCCCGCTCATCGCAAAGGACTTTGCCACCATCCCGGTCACCCGGGTGCCCAAGGTCAAGGTGGGCGTTGTGGGCGAGATCTACGTCAAGTACAGCCCGTTGGGCAACAACGAGCTGCAGAAGTTTTTGGAAAGTCAGGACTGCGAGGTGAACTTCCCCGGTCTGATGGGCTTTGTGCAGTACTGCGCCTTCAATATGGGCGAGGATCATGTGCTGTACGGCGGCAAGCTGGCTGTAAAGGTGGGCACCGACCAGTTCCTCAACTGGCTGGACAACGTGGAGCGCGTCATGCTCAAGGCAGAGACGGACGCCGGGTTCTATGCACCGGGCCCCTTCAAAGAGCTGGTGGAAAAGCCCAAGGGGGTCATCTCGCTGGGCGCAAAAATGGGCGAGGGCTGGCTGCTGACCGCCGAAATGATCGAGTTGGTGCAGGGTGGCTACGGCAACATCGTGTGTGCGCAGCCCTTTGGCTGCCTGCCCAACCACATCGTGGGCAAGGGCATGGTGAACAAGATCCGTGCGCTGTACCCCAGTGCCAACATCACCCCCATCGACTACGACCCCAGCGCTACCCGGGTCAATCAGGAAAACCGCATCAAGCTGATGCTGGCTGTGGCAAAGGAGCGGCTGAACGCCCCCGCAGAAGCCCAGCCGCTTACGGCAGAACAGCTTGCCGGGGGCGCTCCTCAGGTCGGTGCCACCGTGTAA